In Manis pentadactyla isolate mManPen7 chromosome 8, mManPen7.hap1, whole genome shotgun sequence, the following are encoded in one genomic region:
- the TLX1 gene encoding T-cell leukemia homeobox protein 1 isoform X1, which translates to MEHLGPHHLHPGHAEPISFGIDQILNSPDQSGCMGPASRLQDGEYGLGCLVGGAYAYGGGGPAAGPGAGGAGAYGAGGPSGPSGPAGGGGGACSMGPLAGSYNVNMALAGGPGPGGGGSGGSGGGGSLSAAGVIRVPAHRPLAGAVAHTQPLATGLPTVPSVSAVPGVNNLTGLTFPWMESNRRYTKDRFTVALSPFTVTRRIGHPYQNRTPPKKKKPRTSFTRLQICELEKRFHRQKYLASAERAALAKALKMTDAQVKTWFQNRRTKWRRQTAEEREAERQQANRILLQLQQEAFQKSLAQPLPADPLCVHNSSLFALQNLQPWSDDSTKITSVTSVASACE; encoded by the exons ATGGAGCACCTGGGCCCGCACCATCTTCACCCAGGCCACGCGGAGCCCATCAGCTTTGGCATCGACCAGATCCTCAACAGCCCGGACCAGAGCGGCTGCATGGGGCCCGCCTCGCGCCTCCAGGATGGAGAATATGGCCTTGGCTGTTTGGTTGGAGGCGCCTACGCTTACGGCGGTGGGGGCCCCGCGGCCGGGCCGGGGGCCGGGGGCGCTGGGGCCTATGGTGCTGGCGGCCCGAGCGGCCCTAGTGGCCcggcgggaggcggcggcggcgcctgcaGCATGGGCCCTCTGGCCGGCTCCTACAACGTGAACATGGCCTTGGCAGGCGGCCCCGgtcccggcggcggcggcagcgggggCAGCGGGGGCGGGGGGTCACTGAGCGCTGCGGGTGTGATCCGAGTGCCCGCGCACAGGCCGCTAGCTGGAGCGGTGGCCCACACCCAGCCTCTGGCTACCGGCTTACCCACCGTGCCCTCCGTGTCTGCCGTGCCAGGCGTCAACAACCTCACCGGCCTCACCTTTCCCTGGATGGAGAGTAACCGCAGATATACAAAGGACAGGTTCACAG TGGCCCTCTCACCCTTCACTGTAACACGCCGTATAGGTCACCCCTATCAGAACCGGACGCCCCCCAAGAAGAAGAAGCCACGCACGTCCTTCACGCGCCTGCAGATCTGCGAGCTGGAGAAGCGTTTCCACCGCCAGAAGTATCTGGCCTCGGCCGAGCGTGCCGCCCTGGCCAAGGCTCTCAAAATGACCGACGCTCAGGTCAAAACCTGGTTCCAGAATCGGCGGACGAAGTGGAG GCGGCAGACCGCGGAGGAGCGTGAGGCGGAGAGGCAGCAGGCGAACCGCATACTCCTGCAGCTGCAGCAAGAGGCCTTCCAGAAGAGCCTGGCTCAGCCGCTGCCTGCAGACCCCTTATGCGTTCACAACTCGTCCCTCTTCGCCCTGCAGAACCTGCAGCCGTGGTCTGACGACTCGACTAAGATCACCAGCGTCACGTCCGTGGCGTCGGCCTGCGAGTGA
- the TLX1 gene encoding T-cell leukemia homeobox protein 1 isoform X2: MEHLGPHHLHPGHAEPISFGIDQILNSPDQSGCMGPASRLQDGEYGLGCLVGGAYAYGGGGPAAGPGAGGAGAYGAGGPSGPSGPAGGGGGACSMGPLAGSYNVNMALAGGPGPGGGGSGGSGGGGSLSAAGVIRVPAHRPLAGAVAHTQPLATGLPTVPSVSAVPGVNNLTGLTFPWMESNRRYTKDRFTGHPYQNRTPPKKKKPRTSFTRLQICELEKRFHRQKYLASAERAALAKALKMTDAQVKTWFQNRRTKWRRQTAEEREAERQQANRILLQLQQEAFQKSLAQPLPADPLCVHNSSLFALQNLQPWSDDSTKITSVTSVASACE; this comes from the exons ATGGAGCACCTGGGCCCGCACCATCTTCACCCAGGCCACGCGGAGCCCATCAGCTTTGGCATCGACCAGATCCTCAACAGCCCGGACCAGAGCGGCTGCATGGGGCCCGCCTCGCGCCTCCAGGATGGAGAATATGGCCTTGGCTGTTTGGTTGGAGGCGCCTACGCTTACGGCGGTGGGGGCCCCGCGGCCGGGCCGGGGGCCGGGGGCGCTGGGGCCTATGGTGCTGGCGGCCCGAGCGGCCCTAGTGGCCcggcgggaggcggcggcggcgcctgcaGCATGGGCCCTCTGGCCGGCTCCTACAACGTGAACATGGCCTTGGCAGGCGGCCCCGgtcccggcggcggcggcagcgggggCAGCGGGGGCGGGGGGTCACTGAGCGCTGCGGGTGTGATCCGAGTGCCCGCGCACAGGCCGCTAGCTGGAGCGGTGGCCCACACCCAGCCTCTGGCTACCGGCTTACCCACCGTGCCCTCCGTGTCTGCCGTGCCAGGCGTCAACAACCTCACCGGCCTCACCTTTCCCTGGATGGAGAGTAACCGCAGATATACAAAGGACAGGTTCACAG GTCACCCCTATCAGAACCGGACGCCCCCCAAGAAGAAGAAGCCACGCACGTCCTTCACGCGCCTGCAGATCTGCGAGCTGGAGAAGCGTTTCCACCGCCAGAAGTATCTGGCCTCGGCCGAGCGTGCCGCCCTGGCCAAGGCTCTCAAAATGACCGACGCTCAGGTCAAAACCTGGTTCCAGAATCGGCGGACGAAGTGGAG GCGGCAGACCGCGGAGGAGCGTGAGGCGGAGAGGCAGCAGGCGAACCGCATACTCCTGCAGCTGCAGCAAGAGGCCTTCCAGAAGAGCCTGGCTCAGCCGCTGCCTGCAGACCCCTTATGCGTTCACAACTCGTCCCTCTTCGCCCTGCAGAACCTGCAGCCGTGGTCTGACGACTCGACTAAGATCACCAGCGTCACGTCCGTGGCGTCGGCCTGCGAGTGA